Within the uncultured Draconibacterium sp. genome, the region GGGAAAAAATACGATTTTAGCTTTAATACCGACTCTCCTGACCGAATTATCTGCACCGAGTTAATCTTTCTTGTTTATGACCAAATAACCTGGAATACCAGAAATACAGTTTTCTGGAGCTCAATATCGCCAGACGATTTGATAAGAACGTCTTTGAGAAACGAGCAGTTTAAAATTCCCCTGTTGTTAACTACAAGTCAAATGATCGAGAATCCTGATAAAGAAATTATTGCGGATTTACTGGCCCGGAAACACTAACATTCCGGAAAGATATTCGGAACATAAAGATGGCAAATAGTGCCCCAATACCGTCCGACAGCATATCTTTCTGAGCATCCCAAATATCGCCTTGTGCACCCAAAAAATCAGCATTTGAACCGGGGCTGATCAACATTACGTAAATCCATTCCAAAATTTCGTATAAAGCAGCAATAGTCATAATCCCGGTAAAAGAAAAAATAAAAATCCACAGTTGCCGGGTTGTAATTTTTTTTCGTAAAAGATATTCGGCAAAAGGATAAGCATAAAAACCAACACTTACATGCACCA harbors:
- a CDS encoding DUF2238 domain-containing protein; amino-acid sequence: MKSRIPVILFAAYCIWFIALAFCPHNRAYWFAANLSPLFICLLAVGTYNKFRFSTMSYFMAAFLLFLQTLGAHYYFYNVSFNFFTEVLGFSRNHFDRVVHVSVGFYAYPFAEYLLRKKITTRQLWIFIFSFTGIMTIAALYEILEWIYVMLISPGSNADFLGAQGDIWDAQKDMLSDGIGALFAIFMFRISFRNVSVSGPVNPQ